One window of Salminus brasiliensis chromosome 16, fSalBra1.hap2, whole genome shotgun sequence genomic DNA carries:
- the rtn4rl1a gene encoding reticulon-4 receptor-like 1: MFRRGCGLEFLLVLCGLELSQSCPRHCICYSSPSTVSCQAHNFQVVPEGIPAQSERVFLQNNKIQRLLQGHFSPTTVMLWLYSNNISYIQPSTFMGFTRLEELDLGDNRHLRSLAGDTFQGLGRLHALHLYHCGLLSLPAGLFDGLHNLQYLYLQDNQLEFLEDDMFVDLLNLSHLFLHGNRLWSLHQNTFRGLGALDRLLLHQNRLQWIHQLAFHDLRRLTTLYLFNNSLPELAAESLAMLPALEYLRLNDNPWECDCKAVPLWDWLRRFRGSTSSVVCVAPPELAGKDLKRVKKEELPACTGSESLHQSKSSQGDVGVSLKKDHHHRLHSHHHHPHLPHQDQHFPPSSSPLPAPPKAGRNRNCTRHRGRKGKGQNEVYSLKDLGSKEEDGKYDPSNPGGSPPRRKNKCIPRTSVGPPSGVQRATNRAMSLVHSLLIPFCLSAPLTTFILR, translated from the exons gctgcgGTCTGGAGTTCCTCCTGGTGCTGTGTGGGTTGGAGCTGTCGCAGTCGTGCCCGCGCCACTGCATCTGCTACAGCTCGCCTAGCACGGTCAGCTGCCAGGCGCACAACTTCCAGGTGGTTCCCGAGGGCATCCCGGCGCAGAGCGAGCGCGTCTTCTTGCAGAACAACAAGATCCAGCGCCTGCTCCAGGGCCACTTCAGCCCCACCACGGTCATGCTGTGGCTCTACTCCAATAACATCTCCTACATCCAGCCCTCCACCTTCATGGGCTTCACCCGCCTGGAGGAGCTCGACCTGGGCGACAACCGTCACCTGCGCTCGCTGGCCGGTGACACCTTCCAGGGCCTGGGCCGCCTCCACGCGCTCCACCTCTACCACTGCGGCCTGCTGAGCCTGCCGGCCGGCCTGTTCGATGGGCTGCACAACCTGCAGTACCTCTATCTGCAG GACAACCAGCTGGAATTCCTGGAGGACGACATGTTCGTGGACCTCCTGAACCTCAGCCACCTCTTCCTGCACGGCAACCGGCTGTGGAGCCTCCATCAGAACACGTTCCGTGGCCTCGGCGCCCTGGACCGCTTGCTGCTACACCAGAATCGGCTCCAGTGGATCCATCAGCTGGCCTTCCACGACCTGCGGCGCCTGACCACGCTCTACCTGTTCAACAACTCCCTGCCAGAGCTGGCTGCCGAGAGCCTTGCGATGCTGCCGGCCCTGGAGTACCTGCGACTCAACGACAACCCGTGGGAATGCGACTGCAAGGCCGTGCCACTCTGGGACTGGCTGCGGCGCTTCCGAGGCTCCACCTCCTCGGTGGTGTGCGTGGCTCCGCCCGAGCTCGCGGGGAAGGACCTGAAGCGGGTGAAGAAGGAGGAGTTGCCCGCTTGCACAGGTTCCGAGTCCCTGCACCAGAGCAAGTCCAGCCAGGGGGACGTAGGCGTGTCGCTGAAGAAAGACCATCATCACCGACTGcattcccaccaccaccatcctcacCTGCCTCACCAGGACCAGCACTTCCCTCCATCGTCGTCACCCCTGCCGGCACCTCCGAAGGCAGGACGGAACAGGAACTGCACGAGGCACCGCGGCCGGAAGGGTAAAGGTCAGAACGAGGTGTACAGCCTTAAAGACTTGGGCAGCAAGGAAGAAGACGGCAAATACGACCCTTCAAATCCTGGAGGTTCCCCGCCGAGACGGAAAAACAAGTGCATCCCAAGGACCTCGGTAGGGCCCCCTAGCGGGGTTCAAAGAGCCACCAACCGAGCCATGTCACTGGTGCATTCTCTCCTCATTCCTTTCTGCCTGTCGGCCCCTCTCACTACCTTTATACTGCGCTGA